Part of the Bacteroidota bacterium genome, AAGTTTCACCGTCATTGCGAGCGAAGCGAAGCAATCTCAAATCAAAATCTATAACACGCTGGGTGAATTAGTTTATCAAACATCCGTTAACGAAAAGAAAACAGAAATAAAAATTCCTGAAATAGCAAAAGGGATTTATCAGTTGCAAGTTGTATCAGAAAACGGAATAACAAACAAAAAAATAATCATAAACCATTAAAACAAAACTCATGAAAAGAATCTATATTCTAATTACAGCCATTTTATTTTCCGCTTTTCTTGTTAATGCACAAGGCACATGGACACAAAAAGCAAACTTTGGAGGAACGGCAAGGGTGCATGCTGTGGGTTTTTCCATTGGAACAAAAGGATACATTGGAACAGGCAATGATGGCGCAAATAAAAATGATTTCTGGGAATGGGATCAGGTTACAAATGTTTGGACGCAAAAAGCGAATTTTGGCGGCACTGCAAGATATGGAGCGGTTGGTTTTTCAATTGGCACCAAAGGATATATAGGCACAGGAGAAGATGGCACTCCTTATAGAAAAGATTTTTGGGAATGGAATCAGTCAACAAATAGTTGGACACAGAAAACAAGTTTTGGCGGAACAGCGAGACGAAGTGCTGTTGGTTTTTCCATTGGAACAAAAGGATATATCGGAACAGGATACAGCAGTTCGCCCACAACTCGTTATAAAGATTTTTGGGAATACGATCCAAGCACAGATGTATGGACAGCAAAAGCAAACTTTGGTGGAACGGCAAGAGATGGCGCTACTGGTTTTTCCATTGGAGCAAAAGGATACATTGGGACTGGTGACGATGGCGTTTACAGAAATGATTTCTGGGAATATAATCAAGCTGGAAATT contains:
- a CDS encoding T9SS type A sorting domain-containing protein, which gives rise to MKRIYILITAILFSAFLVNAQGTWTQKANFGGTARVHAVGFSIGTKGYIGTGNDGANKNDFWEWDQVTNVWTQKANFGGTARYGAVGFSIGTKGYIGTGEDGTPYRKDFWEWNQSTNSWTQKTSFGGTARRSAVGFSIGTKGYIGTGYSSSPTTRYKDFWEYDPSTDVWTAKANFGGTARDGATGFSIGAKGYIGTGDDGVYRNDFWEYNQAGNYWIQKAVFGGSARTSAKGFYISTKGYIGTGFATGYEQTFWEWNQTTDTWVQKTNFPPSNGRIGATSFSIGTKGYIGTGADFGGNKQDFWEYDPSINTGMNEDEITIDISIYPNPSNGIITLISEINKGQITIYSTSGAKVYSSQITNQKTEIDLSKIHSGVYFIKIITDEGTVIRKIIIQ
- a CDS encoding T9SS type A sorting domain-containing protein, which encodes SFTVIASEAKQSQIKIYNTLGELVYQTSVNEKKTEIKIPEIAKGIYQLQVVSENGITNKKIIINH